Proteins co-encoded in one Flavivirga eckloniae genomic window:
- a CDS encoding RrF2 family transcriptional regulator produces MFSKACEYGIKASIFIALNSNKGNRVSLKAIAKEIDSPEAFTAKILQDLVRHKVISSTKGAHGGFEIEKRLINTVKLAHIVNAIDGDSIYKGCGLGLHTCDEKRPCPVHDKFKSVREELRFMLENTNLEELALKIKSGTSFLKV; encoded by the coding sequence ATGTTTTCCAAGGCTTGTGAATATGGTATTAAAGCGTCAATCTTTATTGCGCTTAATTCTAATAAGGGTAATCGGGTAAGTCTTAAGGCTATTGCTAAGGAGATTGATTCTCCAGAGGCATTTACTGCTAAGATCCTACAAGATTTGGTAAGGCATAAGGTTATTAGTTCCACGAAAGGTGCGCATGGTGGTTTCGAGATTGAAAAGCGTTTAATTAATACGGTAAAGCTAGCTCATATTGTAAATGCTATAGACGGCGATTCTATCTATAAGGGTTGTGGGTTAGGGCTTCATACTTGCGATGAAAAGCGACCTTGCCCTGTTCATGATAAATTTAAATCTGTTAGAGAGGAATTAAGATTTATGCTAGAAAACACGAATCTTGAAGAATTAGCTCTTAAGATTAAGTCTGGAACTTCATTTTTGAAAGTGTAA
- a CDS encoding cytochrome c oxidase subunit 3: MIQTQEIDHKNIYYPPGGILIWIIIFLELITFGAALIAMAYYSNQEPELFHNSSLRLDATYGMVNTMLLLTSGFFMAISVTELKRGNKEKFKTLLALTMLFGVLFLCLKSFEYYEKLNEGIGIGYNTFFSFYWMLTLFHAIHVIVGLVILTSVYFGIKKEDSNTSIEDVDASAAFWHMCDLIWIILFPIIYLLF; this comes from the coding sequence ATGATACAAACACAAGAAATAGACCATAAAAACATCTATTATCCGCCGGGAGGTATTCTCATCTGGATTATTATTTTCTTAGAGTTAATCACTTTTGGAGCTGCTTTAATAGCCATGGCATATTATAGTAATCAAGAACCAGAGTTATTTCATAATTCCAGCCTGAGATTAGATGCTACATATGGGATGGTTAATACCATGCTGTTGCTTACCAGTGGGTTTTTTATGGCGATTTCCGTAACCGAATTAAAAAGAGGTAACAAAGAAAAATTTAAAACCCTTTTAGCATTAACCATGCTATTTGGGGTTTTATTTTTGTGCCTAAAGAGCTTTGAATATTACGAAAAACTAAATGAAGGCATAGGCATTGGGTATAATACATTTTTCTCTTTCTATTGGATGCTTACCCTATTTCATGCCATTCATGTTATTGTTGGATTGGTTATTTTAACTTCCGTTTATTTCGGAATAAAAAAAGAAGACTCAAATACCAGTATAGAAGATGTTGACGCCAGTGCTGCTTTTTGGCATATGTGCGATTTAATCTGGATTATACTTTTTCCCATCATTTATTTACTCTTTTAA
- a CDS encoding TolC family protein, which produces MKNKLILIFSLLCSIAMFSQENTKSFSLQEAIDFALENNRTAKNAAHDIKAAEKQKWETTATGLPQISASIDYQNFLKQQVSVIPAFILPEDVRNELGLETDDQFPTVFGARQSMNAFAKVDQKIFDGSYLVGLQSAKVFLEISKNAKEKTDLEVRKAVVNAYGNVLLAEESVKILERNIDVLKKNLNETTKIYENGLGDEESVEQLQITLSGLESNLNNTTRLKTLSYQMLNITLGTEIDSNTILTDNLESLTAKNIILELIEAEENIENNIDFKIAENDKVSKELLLKLEKSKALPTLNAFLNAGYSTFGSDFVFTDSKQKWFGSSLFGVSMNIPIFSSGGRGAATQRARINLEKAKEDLTETQQKLKLQIAKAKSDYQFAIEDYDNKKQNLNLAERIEKKNQTKFFEGIASSFELRQAQTQLYSSQQEFLQAMLDVINKKAELETALNTINN; this is translated from the coding sequence ATGAAAAACAAACTAATTTTAATATTTAGTTTATTATGTTCTATTGCCATGTTTTCCCAAGAAAACACCAAAAGCTTCTCTTTACAGGAAGCTATAGATTTTGCACTAGAAAATAACAGAACTGCAAAAAATGCGGCGCACGACATCAAGGCAGCCGAAAAACAAAAATGGGAAACTACTGCAACAGGGCTCCCTCAAATAAGTGCAAGCATAGATTATCAAAACTTTTTAAAGCAACAGGTTTCTGTTATTCCGGCATTTATACTTCCTGAAGATGTACGAAATGAATTGGGACTTGAAACAGATGACCAATTCCCCACTGTTTTTGGTGCAAGACAAAGCATGAATGCTTTTGCCAAAGTAGATCAGAAAATTTTTGACGGTTCGTACTTGGTTGGTTTGCAATCGGCTAAAGTGTTTTTAGAAATCTCTAAAAATGCTAAAGAAAAAACCGATTTAGAAGTTAGAAAAGCTGTTGTTAACGCTTATGGCAATGTTTTATTAGCCGAAGAAAGCGTTAAGATTTTAGAACGTAACATCGACGTTTTAAAGAAAAACCTCAACGAAACCACAAAAATATACGAAAATGGTTTAGGTGATGAAGAAAGTGTGGAACAGTTACAAATTACATTGTCTGGCTTGGAAAGTAATTTAAACAATACCACGCGCTTAAAAACCTTATCGTACCAAATGCTTAATATCACGCTGGGTACAGAAATAGACTCCAATACCATCTTAACCGATAATTTAGAAAGCTTAACAGCAAAAAATATTATTTTAGAGTTAATTGAAGCTGAAGAAAATATAGAAAACAATATCGATTTTAAAATTGCAGAAAACGATAAAGTTTCAAAAGAACTCCTTTTAAAATTAGAGAAAAGTAAAGCGTTACCAACTTTAAACGCCTTTCTTAATGCTGGTTATTCTACTTTTGGAAGTGATTTCGTTTTTACGGACAGCAAGCAAAAATGGTTCGGATCATCGCTATTTGGTGTAAGTATGAACATCCCTATTTTTAGCTCTGGAGGAAGAGGTGCGGCTACCCAAAGAGCCAGAATTAACCTTGAAAAAGCAAAAGAAGATTTAACAGAAACCCAACAAAAGTTGAAACTTCAAATAGCAAAAGCAAAAAGCGACTATCAATTTGCCATTGAAGATTACGATAACAAAAAACAAAATTTGAATTTGGCAGAACGTATTGAAAAAAAGAATCAAACCAAATTCTTTGAAGGTATTGCTTCAAGTTTCGAGTTAAGACAAGCACAAACACAATTATACAGTTCGCAACAAGAGTTTCTACAAGCTATGCTTGACGTGATAAATAAAAAAGCTGAGCTAGAAACAGCATTAAACACTATTAACAATTAA
- a CDS encoding efflux RND transporter periplasmic adaptor subunit produces the protein MKKIYSLLIVTLVLSSCGADKKMSVEDIIASGNLEQIRQKKSELDASAQEISAQLKQLELEIKKLDPQERVPLITSFKAKEAVFNHFVELQGSVNTKQNLVIYPEFSGTLTRVYVKEGQKVVKGQKLAKIDDGGLGQQLAQLQIQADLAKTTFERQERLWNQKIGSEIQYLQAKSTYEAQQRAANQLQQQVGKTVVRAPFSGTIDDVITEQGSVVAQGQSQLFRIVNLRDMYIETDVPERYISNITPGKDVQVEFPILGKKVDAKVRQAGNFINPANRTFKIEVAVSNKDKTIKPNLTAKLKINDYKNEKAILIPQSIISENAEGQQYVYIVTDKVENKAKAKRVIIETGKTQGDDIEVLSGLENGTEIIDEGARSVKDGQQVKIQAVE, from the coding sequence ATGAAAAAAATATATTCACTATTAATCGTAACACTTGTTTTATCATCTTGTGGAGCCGATAAAAAAATGTCTGTAGAAGATATTATAGCATCTGGTAACTTAGAACAGATAAGACAAAAGAAATCTGAATTAGATGCTTCTGCCCAAGAAATCTCTGCACAACTAAAACAATTGGAATTAGAAATTAAAAAACTTGATCCACAAGAAAGAGTTCCTTTAATAACCAGCTTTAAAGCAAAAGAAGCCGTGTTTAATCACTTCGTAGAATTACAAGGAAGCGTAAACACAAAACAAAACCTGGTAATTTATCCTGAGTTTTCTGGAACGCTAACAAGGGTTTACGTTAAAGAAGGCCAAAAAGTTGTTAAAGGACAAAAATTGGCAAAAATTGATGATGGAGGTTTAGGCCAGCAATTGGCACAACTACAAATTCAAGCTGATTTAGCCAAAACAACTTTCGAGCGTCAAGAACGTTTATGGAATCAAAAAATAGGAAGCGAAATTCAATACTTACAAGCCAAATCGACTTACGAGGCGCAACAAAGAGCTGCTAATCAATTACAGCAACAGGTTGGAAAAACAGTGGTTCGCGCACCTTTTTCTGGTACTATCGACGATGTTATTACAGAACAAGGAAGTGTAGTTGCTCAAGGGCAATCTCAACTTTTTAGAATTGTAAATCTTCGTGATATGTATATTGAAACCGATGTACCAGAACGTTACATTTCTAATATAACGCCAGGTAAGGATGTTCAGGTAGAATTTCCAATACTTGGAAAAAAGGTAGATGCAAAAGTTCGCCAAGCAGGTAATTTTATAAACCCAGCAAATCGAACGTTTAAAATTGAAGTTGCCGTTTCAAATAAAGACAAAACTATAAAGCCCAATTTAACGGCTAAGCTTAAAATTAACGATTACAAAAACGAAAAAGCCATATTAATACCTCAAAGTATTATTTCTGAAAATGCAGAAGGTCAACAATATGTATACATTGTAACCGATAAAGTTGAAAACAAAGCAAAAGCAAAGCGGGTTATTATTGAAACTGGAAAAACACAAGGAGACGACATTGAAGTACTTTCTGGTTTAGAAAATGGTACTGAGATTATTGATGAAGGTGCTAGAAGTGTTAAAGATGGACAACAGGTTAAAATACAAGCTGTAGAATAA
- a CDS encoding cytochrome C oxidase subunit IV family protein has product MYKTATITWIVLLALTLISALFSKLESNYIGLIILMLAALKFLGIAFQFMEMKKSHSLWKVLIIGFILLFCVITSSDKLTRFKSSLILTINTLKMLLVTLSAVERSLKPIILNRFRLRSTRHLN; this is encoded by the coding sequence ATGTACAAAACCGCAACAATAACATGGATTGTTTTACTGGCACTCACACTAATTTCTGCACTATTCTCTAAGTTAGAAAGCAACTATATTGGGCTTATAATCTTAATGCTGGCAGCATTAAAGTTTCTGGGAATCGCATTTCAATTCATGGAAATGAAAAAATCGCATTCCCTTTGGAAGGTATTAATTATCGGGTTTATTTTGCTTTTTTGTGTTATCACTTCTAGTGATAAGTTAACTCGATTTAAAAGCAGTCTAATTTTAACGATAAATACACTAAAAATGTTACTTGTCACCTTGAGCGCAGTCGAAAGGTCATTAAAACCTATAATTTTAAATAGGTTTCGACTGCGCTCAACCCGACACTTAAATTAA
- a CDS encoding DUF438 domain-containing protein, giving the protein MNSYLPVVEQLPVGHPVKVYYQESTLIQELILELYDVDPTEDFQKYFNVFNQLHTIEKRFKRKENQLFPYLEKYGWFGPSQGMWSFHDNLREQFRILEGYNSEKNATKIVDNIPYLAEGIKRLLTIEDVRLFPTAMDLLSEEDWEEFYIGDEEIGWMLSEKPAPYPPIKETAYVHPSEDHTKRDLSFSLEDTFHYDEGYMTPEQVNLLLRFLPVDITYVDENDKVIFYNRGDDRVFARSKGIIGREVRFCHPPKSVDMVLRIVEEFRAGTKDVAEFWFNFKGRIIHIRYFAIRDKNKQYKGVVEMSQDITEIQRLEGQKRLLDWD; this is encoded by the coding sequence ATGAATTCATATTTACCCGTAGTCGAGCAACTACCAGTAGGACACCCTGTAAAAGTTTATTATCAGGAAAGCACCTTAATACAAGAGCTTATATTAGAATTATATGATGTTGATCCCACAGAAGATTTTCAAAAATACTTTAACGTTTTCAATCAGTTACATACCATTGAAAAACGATTTAAAAGAAAGGAAAATCAATTATTTCCATATCTGGAAAAATATGGTTGGTTTGGTCCTTCACAAGGCATGTGGTCTTTTCACGATAATTTACGAGAGCAGTTCCGTATCCTGGAAGGCTATAATTCAGAAAAAAACGCGACAAAAATCGTAGATAATATTCCTTATCTGGCCGAAGGGATAAAACGATTACTAACCATTGAAGATGTACGCTTGTTTCCAACAGCTATGGATTTACTTTCCGAAGAAGATTGGGAAGAGTTTTATATAGGCGATGAAGAAATTGGCTGGATGTTATCTGAAAAACCAGCACCTTATCCACCTATTAAAGAAACTGCCTATGTGCATCCAAGCGAAGATCATACTAAGCGAGACTTATCCTTTTCATTAGAAGACACATTCCACTACGACGAAGGTTACATGACCCCAGAACAAGTAAACCTGTTACTTCGTTTCTTACCCGTTGACATTACCTATGTGGACGAAAACGACAAGGTTATATTTTACAATAGAGGAGACGACAGGGTTTTTGCCCGTAGCAAAGGAATCATAGGTCGAGAAGTGCGCTTTTGCCATCCTCCAAAAAGCGTCGATATGGTATTGCGTATTGTTGAAGAATTTAGAGCTGGCACAAAAGATGTTGCAGAGTTTTGGTTCAACTTTAAGGGACGAATTATTCATATTAGATACTTTGCCATTCGCGATAAAAACAAGCAATACAAAGGCGTTGTAGAAATGTCTCAAGACATCACGGAGATTCAAAGATTAGAAGGTCAAAAAAGACTGTTAGATTGGGACTAA
- a CDS encoding TetR/AcrR family transcriptional regulator, translating into MRKKIINKAADLFLTLGFKSVTMDDIAQEMGISKKTIYVHFANKTKLVEAVTFELFETICDGIDTICEASNNPIEELYDIKMFVMHHLKNEKSSPQFQLRKYYPQIHDALKIKQFEKMHDSVKESLQKGVDTELFRSNINVDFISRMYFNGMTGIKDESIFPKKIYTMEYLIESYLEYHLRAIVTDKGFNILNKFITSNQS; encoded by the coding sequence ATGAGAAAAAAAATTATAAATAAAGCGGCCGATTTATTCCTTACTCTAGGGTTTAAAAGTGTTACAATGGACGATATTGCTCAAGAAATGGGTATATCTAAAAAAACCATCTATGTACATTTTGCCAACAAAACCAAGTTAGTTGAAGCTGTAACGTTCGAACTATTTGAAACCATATGCGATGGTATCGATACCATATGCGAAGCTTCAAACAATCCTATCGAAGAATTATACGATATTAAAATGTTCGTGATGCATCATTTAAAAAATGAAAAATCATCGCCTCAATTTCAATTAAGAAAATACTATCCCCAAATACATGATGCCCTGAAAATTAAACAATTTGAAAAAATGCACGACTCGGTTAAAGAAAGCCTTCAAAAAGGGGTAGACACCGAATTGTTCAGGTCGAATATTAACGTAGATTTTATCTCCAGAATGTATTTTAATGGTATGACCGGTATAAAAGACGAGTCCATTTTTCCTAAGAAAATATATACCATGGAATACTTAATAGAAAGTTATTTAGAATATCATTTAAGAGCCATTGTTACCGACAAAGGCTTCAACATATTAAACAAGTTTATAACATCAAATCAATCATAA
- a CDS encoding polyprenyl synthetase family protein, producing the protein MLSIEKYQEEFVAYLKKYSTLKEPKNLYEPIQYILGLGGKRLRPVLTLMATEVFNSDYKKALDAALSIEVFHNFSLVHDDIMDDAPLRRGQETVHEKWDINTGILSGDAMLIMAYQLFENYDAGTFQSLAKLFSKTAIQVCEGQQYDVDFETRNDVTVPEYLKMIEYKTAVLVGAAMKMGAIVANASESDQNNIYEFGRNLGIAFQLQDDYLDAFGNPETFGKQVGGDIIENKKTYLYIKALEFSASEDRMKLRDLFNTIPEDNAAKIDTVKQIFDASGASNATREEIKSYTNKAFLVLESLAISEEKKALLYSFGNALMNRNV; encoded by the coding sequence ATGCTTTCAATAGAAAAATACCAAGAAGAATTTGTTGCTTATTTAAAAAAGTATTCAACACTAAAGGAACCTAAAAACCTGTATGAACCTATTCAATATATCTTAGGGTTGGGTGGTAAGCGGCTGCGACCGGTTTTAACCTTAATGGCTACCGAAGTTTTTAATAGCGATTATAAAAAAGCCTTAGATGCGGCATTAAGTATTGAGGTGTTTCATAATTTTTCGTTGGTTCATGATGATATTATGGATGACGCCCCTTTACGTCGTGGACAGGAAACCGTGCACGAAAAATGGGATATTAACACGGGTATTCTTTCTGGTGATGCCATGTTAATTATGGCGTATCAATTGTTCGAAAACTATGATGCTGGTACATTTCAATCGCTAGCCAAGTTGTTTAGTAAAACTGCTATTCAGGTTTGCGAAGGCCAGCAATATGATGTTGATTTTGAAACTAGGAATGATGTAACAGTTCCTGAGTATTTAAAAATGATAGAATATAAAACGGCTGTTTTGGTTGGTGCAGCGATGAAGATGGGTGCCATTGTTGCTAATGCCTCAGAGAGCGACCAAAATAATATTTATGAGTTTGGCCGTAATCTGGGTATTGCTTTTCAATTGCAAGATGATTATTTAGATGCTTTTGGAAATCCGGAAACATTTGGCAAACAGGTTGGGGGTGATATAATTGAAAACAAAAAGACCTATTTATATATAAAGGCATTAGAATTTTCTGCTAGTGAGGATCGTATGAAATTGAGGGACTTGTTTAATACAATTCCTGAGGATAATGCAGCAAAAATAGATACTGTTAAACAAATATTTGATGCTTCTGGAGCTTCTAATGCCACTAGAGAAGAGATTAAGAGTTATACTAATAAAGCCTTTTTGGTTTTAGAGTCTTTAGCTATTTCTGAAGAGAAAAAAGCACTCTTATATAGTTTTGGTAATGCTTTAATGAACAGAAACGTATAA
- the ric gene encoding iron-sulfur cluster repair di-iron protein, with product MKTMLKDSQKQIGQFVAEDFRTAAVFSNYGIDFCCRGDRTVEEVCDKNDINVSELLGKLQNVLSSTTGQNIDYKSWPLDLLVDYIEKTHHRYVAKKVPVLLQFLDKLCNVHGENHPELFEINEHFKASAGELAAHMKKEELVLFPFVKKMVNATISQSGIQAPHFGTVENPIAMMKDEHDNEGVRFREIAKLTNNYTPPADACNTYRVAYAMLEEFEKDLHLHIHLENNILFPGAIKLEQQFG from the coding sequence ATGAAAACTATGCTTAAAGACTCACAAAAACAAATCGGACAATTTGTAGCCGAAGATTTTAGAACTGCTGCAGTTTTTAGTAACTATGGTATAGACTTTTGCTGTCGTGGAGACAGAACAGTAGAAGAGGTATGCGATAAAAATGATATAAATGTATCTGAATTACTAGGCAAACTTCAAAATGTTTTAAGTTCAACCACAGGGCAGAATATAGATTATAAGTCATGGCCTTTGGATTTGTTGGTTGATTATATTGAAAAAACACACCATCGTTATGTGGCAAAAAAGGTACCTGTATTGCTTCAATTTTTAGATAAGCTTTGTAATGTACATGGAGAAAATCACCCGGAGTTATTTGAAATTAACGAACACTTTAAGGCTTCGGCTGGGGAGTTAGCAGCTCATATGAAAAAAGAAGAGTTAGTGTTATTCCCATTTGTGAAAAAGATGGTTAATGCTACTATTAGTCAATCGGGAATACAAGCGCCTCATTTTGGAACGGTTGAAAACCCAATAGCTATGATGAAGGACGAACATGATAATGAAGGGGTGCGTTTTAGAGAGATTGCAAAATTAACGAATAACTATACGCCTCCAGCAGATGCTTGTAATACTTATAGAGTGGCGTATGCTATGTTAGAGGAATTTGAAAAAGATTTGCACCTGCATATTCATTTGGAAAATAATATTTTATTTCCCGGAGCTATTAAATTAGAACAACAATTTGGTTAA